The following proteins are encoded in a genomic region of Cryptococcus tetragattii IND107 chromosome 4 map unlocalized Ctg15, whole genome shotgun sequence:
- a CDS encoding protein transporter SEC24: MSQPIMLPQGWEARWDPQSNAYIYVDQSTGRSQWDVPLNPVFPTSHPSASPPAPADTSPAPHPHPHRHGRRAYPSAMYTQGYDAPAPQVGPQQPVAGFAEQGAPQFITPGFEGQQPYVGQPQMQQPAYGGVDQVAGQFQQMNIAPGAGPGAGAAAGAYQGSYAEKQLHSTKTKTVNLIGLQPDVTALDNPPPPALLPANASVTSSPTSQPDPSYQRCTLNAMPTTQSLLNKSKLPLALVMAPYRSIRETDNDPDVPVVEDGVIARCRRCRAYINPFVTFIEGGNRWKCCMCGLSNEVPQLFDWDQRGEKPADRWARKELNHAVVEFVAPTEYMVRPPQPPVYAFVIDVSSAAIQSGMVAVAARTILESLDSLPNADNRTKIAIIAVSTSLHFFSLPVGATEGSMLVVPDLTDVFLPKPVDLLVNLTESRPAIESLLGKLSDMFQDSHTVGCALGSGLQAAHQLIGKIGGKIFALSASLPTIGEGVLKARDDPKLLGTSKESQLLNAGNSWYKTFAIECSKNQVSVDMFLFSGSYTDVATLGCLPRYTAGQTYLYPGFNASRSEDAIKFATEFGKVLAMPIGLEAVIRVRASRGIRMSAFHGNFFIRSTDLLALPVVPQDQNYVIELQIEDDIKGSFVVIQTAVLHTTCYGERRIRVITQAMPTTDSIAELYTSADQIALAAYLANKAVERSMSHSLEDARNHITNRLGEMLTVYKNQVTSAAGGASAQLAVPENLLLLPLLCCALTKHVGLREGASIPPDLRAYAQCLLTTLPCQALIPYIHPRFYSLHNMPPEAGTIGGDEGTMILPPALNLTSEKLERHGLFLIEDGQNVFLWVGHDAVPRLIQDVFDLPSYQELQGGKYTLPRLDNPFSERVCNVVDKTREMRRGVYRPQVYVVKSDAEPALRSWALSLLVEDRMDRMSSYAQYLTTVKGKVNGS, from the exons ATGTCTCAGCCAATTATGCTCCCCCAGGGCTGGGAAGCCAGATG GGACCCCCAATCGAACGCGTACATCTATGTCGACCAAAGCACAGGCAGATCCCAGTGGGACGTCCCCCTCAACCCCGTCTTCCCCACTTCCCACCCCTCCGCCTCCCCCCCCGCGCCCGCCGACACATCGCCCGCTCCCCATCCACACCCGCATCGCCACGGCCGCCGAGCCTACCCTTCCGCCATGTACACCCAGGGCTACGATGCGCCCGCTCCTCAGGTCGGTCCACAACAGCCTGTAGCTGGTTTTGCAGAGCAGGGTGCACCACAGTTTATCACGCCCGGGTTTGAAGGCCAGCAGCCGTATGTGGGCCAGCCGCAGATGCAGCAGCCGGCGTATGGTGGTGTCGACCAGGTGGCAGGCCAGTTTCAGCAGATGAACATTGCGCCTGGTGCTGGTCCCGGAGctggtgctgctgctggcgCATATCAAGGGAGCTACGCCGAAAAGCAGCTGCACTcgacaaagacaaagacTGTCAATTTGATTGGTCTCCAACCGGACGTCACCGCGCTCGACAACCCGCCTCCGCCGGCTCTTCTCCCGGCAAACGCGAGCGTCACgtcttctcccacctccCAACCTGATCCTTCCTACCAGCGCTGCACCCTCAACGCCATGCCTACCACGCAGTCATTGTTGAACAAGTCAAAACTCCCACTTGCGCTCGTGATGGCTCCTTACCGATCCATTCGCGAAACCGACAATGATCCTGATGTTCCTGTTGTCGAGGACGGCGTGATTGCGCGATGCAGGCGATGCAGGGCGTACATCAACCCCTTTGTCACTTTTATCGAGGGTGGAAACAGGTGGAAGTGTTGTATGTGTGGGCTGAGCAACGAAGTGCCTCAGTTGTTTGACTGGGATCAGCGTGGAGAGAAGCCAGCGGATAGGTGGGCACGCAAGGAATTGAATCACGCCGTTGTCGAATTCGTCGCTCCGACAGAGTACATGGTCAGACCGCCTCAACCGCCAGTGTACGCCTTTGTGATTGATGTTTCGTCTGCCGCTATCCAAAGCGGTATGGTCGCCGTCGCCGCGCGCACGATTCTCGAATCACTTGATTCCCTGCCGAATGCCGATAACCGTACCAAGATTGCCATCATTGCCGTCTCCACCAGTCTCCACTTTTTCTCTTTACCCGTGGGCGCTACGGAAGGGAGCATGTTGGTCGTTCCCGATTTGACCGATGTCTTCCTCCCGAAACCCGTCGACTTGCTCGTCAACCTCACCGAATCTCGTCCCGCTATCGAATCCTTGCTTGGCAAATTGTCAGACATGTTCCAAGACTCACACACTGTCGGCTGCGCGCTCGGTTCGGGTTTACAGGCTGCTCACCAGCTTATCGGGAAAATTGGCGGTAAGATTTTCGCGTTGAGCGCTTCTCTTCCTACGATTGGCGAGGGTGTGCTCAAAGCGCGAGATGATCCCAAGCTGCTCGGTACATCGAAAGAATCTCAACTCCTCAATGCGGGGAACAGCTGGTACAAGACGTTTGCGATCGAGTGTTCCAAAAACCAAGTGTCTGTCGACATGTTCTTGTTTAGCGGGTCGTACACCGATGTCGCCACGCTGGGTTGCCTGCCGCGGTACACTGCCGGTCAAACGTATCTTTACCCCGGGTTCAACGCCTCGCGGAGCGAGGACGCGATCAAGTTTGCGACCGAGTTTGGAAAAGTGCTGGCGATGCCGATCGGTCTCGAAGCGGTTATCAGGGTTCGTGCGTCGAGGGGGATCCGCATGTCTGCCTTCCACGGCAACTTTTTCATCCGATCGACCGATCTGCTCGCGTTACCCGTCGTACCGCAGGACCAAAACTATGTGATTGAGCTCcagattgaagatgatatcaAGGGTTCGTTTGTCGTCATCCAAACAGCAGTCTTACATACGACATGTTATGGCGAACGACGGATCAGGGTGATCACACAGGCGATGCCGACGACAGATAGTATCGCCGAGCTGTACACCTCGGCGGACCAGATTGCGCTCGCGGCCTACCTCGCGAACAAGGCTGTCGAGCGGAGCATGTCGCACAGTTTGGAGGATGCGCGAAATCACATTACGAACCGGTTGGGCGAAATGTTGACCGTGTACAAGAACCAGGTGACTTCTGCTGCCGGCGGCGCGTCGGCCCAACTCGCTGTGCCTGAAAACCTGCTGCTCCTCCCGCTGCTGTGTTGCGCGCTGACGAAACATGTCGGGCTGCGTGAAGGCGCCTCGATCCCGCCCGACTTGCGGGCCTACGCCCAATGTCTCCTGACCACATTACCGTGCCAGGCGCTTATCCCGTACATCCACCCGAGATTCTACTCTCTCCACAATATGCCGCCCGAGGCGGGCACGATTGGCGGTGATGAGGGCACGATGATCCTCCCGCCCGCGCTGAACCTCACCTCAGAGAAACTCGAGCGACATggtctcttcctcatcgaggATGGGCAAAACGTCTTCCTCTGGGTGGGCCACGATGCCGTCCCGCGCTTGATTCAAGATGTCTTTGATCTCCCGTCGTACCAAGAACTACAGGGGGGCAAGTATACCCTCCCCCGACTGGATAATCCCTTCTCGGAGAGAGTGTGTAATGTGGTGGATAAGacgagggagatgaggaggggggTGTATAGGCCGCAGGTGTATGTGGTGAAGAGTGATGCAGAGCCGGCGTTGAGGAGCTGGGCATTGAGTTTGTTGGTGGAAGATAGGATGGATAGAATGTCGAGTTATGCGCAGTATTTGACAACTGTCAAGGGAAAG GTCAATGGCAGTTAA
- a CDS encoding fructose-bisphosphate aldolase 1, with translation MSGALSVVPAGVITGDNVRKLFKYAKDNKFAIPAINVTSSSVVNACLEAARDINSPIILQVSQGGAAFFAGKGLKNDNQEASIAGAVAAAHFIRSVAPHYGVPVVLHSDHCAKKLLPWFDGMLEADEAYFKEHGEPLFSSHMLDLSEESKEDNIKDCVFYFKRMAKINLWLEMEIGITGGEEDGVDNTSVDNNSLYTQPEDIWDVYSALNAISPNFSIAAGFGNVHGVYKPGNVKLRPELLGKHQKYTYEKIGGDEQKPLYLVFHGGSGSTKDEIREAVVNGVVKMNVDTDTQWAYLSGVRDFVLKKKDYLMTQVGNPEGADKPNKKQYDPRVWVREGEKTLVERVKEACVDLGNKNRN, from the exons ATGTCTGGTGCTCTCTCCGTCGTCCCC GCTGGTGTTATCACTGGTGACAACGTCCGAAAGCTTTTCAAGTACGCCAAGGACAACAAG TTCGCTATCCCC GCCATC AAcgtcacttcttcttccgttGTCAATGCTTGTCTTGAGGCTGCCCGAGACATCAACTCCCCTATTATCCTCCAGGTTTCTCAGGGTGGTGCCGCTTTCTTCGCCGGAAAGGGCTTGAAGAACGACAACCAGGAGGCCTCCATCGCTGGTGCCGTCGCTGCTGCCCACTTCATCCGTTCCGTTGCTCCCCACTACGGCGT TCCCGTCGTCCTCCACTCTGACCACTGTGCCAAGAAGCTCCTTCCTTGGTTCGATGGCATGCTCGAGGCCGACGAGGCCTACTTCAAGGAGCACGGAGAGCCCCTCTTCTC TTCCCACATGCTTGACTTGTCTGAAGAGTCCAAGGAGGACAACATCAAGGACTGTGTCTTCTACTTCAAGCGAATGGCCAAGATCAACC TCTGGCTCGAAATGGAAATCGGTATCACCGGtggtgaggaggacggTGTTGACAACACCTCTGTCGACAACAACTCTCTCTACACCCAGCCCGAGGACATCTGGGATGTCTACTCTGCCCTTAACGCCATCTCCCCTAACTTCTCTATCGCTGCCGGTTTCGGTAACGTCCACGGTGTCTACAAGCCCGGAAACGTCAAGCTCAGGCCTGAGCTCCTCGGCAAGCACCAGAAGTACACTTACGAGAAGATCGGCGGTGACGAGCAGAAGCCCTT GTACCTTGTCTTCCACGGTGGTTCCGGTTCTACCAAGGATGAGATCCGAGAGGCTGTTGTCAACGGTGTCGTTAAGATGAACGTTGACACCGACACCCAATGGGCTTACCTCAGCGGTGTCCGTGACTTTGtcctcaagaagaaggactACCTCATGACTCAGGTTGGTAACCCTGAGGGCGCCGACAAGCCCAACAAGAAGCAGTACGACCCCCGAGTCTGGGTTAGGGAAGGTGAAAAGACTCTCGTCGAGCGAGTCAAGGAGGCCTGTGTCGACTTGGGCAACAAGAACAGGAACTAA